The Staphylothermus marinus F1 genome has a segment encoding these proteins:
- a CDS encoding CARDB domain-containing protein → MVEGKLLKFIEKKFSGDVVYTSAIPNARMGGLMPFKQTIPLSLLHPKNAELEYALLDIGVLVPSQHINWRVKLNGINVTKEFKPHIMSPAGNLYFAKLVYDVTSIIKTPEGLRRRRANITFKLEGGDYIIIEQLAILALYSSSEAESILTYYSGALSLKPGESSSLKINYEGGNGRLRTTVYMPSTIARGEILLNNNLLLNIENVQGMDEHIIELNNLSKENIITFKHLETNTTYFPKEMRISNILLYNTGYAKPELSIEEINVPEIVRKGQELEITISNNGESTPDKAMIVVMSLGNVVARKKIKKLDPGEKTTEKIKIKLQPGEYELVFRIIWGKLSKTWYKDTRYKVKVVE, encoded by the coding sequence ATGGTTGAGGGAAAATTGTTGAAATTTATTGAGAAAAAGTTTAGTGGAGACGTAGTATATACATCTGCAATACCAAATGCGAGAATGGGCGGATTAATGCCTTTTAAACAAACAATACCGCTCAGCCTTCTACATCCTAAAAATGCTGAGTTAGAATATGCATTACTAGATATAGGGGTATTGGTGCCTTCTCAACATATTAATTGGCGAGTAAAACTTAACGGTATAAATGTCACTAAGGAATTTAAACCACATATAATGTCTCCTGCTGGAAACCTATACTTTGCAAAACTAGTCTATGATGTAACCAGTATAATAAAAACGCCTGAGGGGCTACGTAGGAGAAGAGCAAATATAACTTTCAAACTCGAAGGAGGAGACTATATAATTATTGAGCAACTAGCAATTCTAGCACTTTACAGTAGTAGCGAGGCAGAATCTATATTAACATATTATAGTGGAGCACTTAGTTTAAAACCTGGAGAATCTTCATCGCTAAAAATAAACTACGAGGGTGGAAACGGTAGGCTTAGGACAACAGTATATATGCCGAGCACAATTGCTAGAGGAGAGATACTTCTGAACAATAATTTATTATTAAATATAGAAAATGTACAAGGAATGGATGAACACATCATAGAATTAAACAATTTATCAAAAGAAAACATTATTACATTTAAACACTTAGAAACAAATACAACATATTTCCCGAAAGAAATGAGGATATCAAACATACTACTATATAATACTGGATATGCAAAGCCAGAGCTCAGTATAGAAGAAATAAATGTTCCCGAAATTGTCCGTAAAGGACAAGAATTAGAGATAACTATTTCAAACAATGGCGAAAGCACACCAGATAAAGCAATGATCGTTGTAATGAGTTTGGGCAACGTAGTTGCTCGTAAGAAGATCAAAAAGCTTGATCCTGGAGAGAAAACTACTGAAAAAATCAAGATAAAACTACAACCAGGAGAATACGAGCTAGTATTCAGGATTATATGGGGTAAGTTATCCAAAACATGGTATAAAGATACCAGATACAAGGTAAAGGTAGTAGAATAG
- a CDS encoding tRNA(Phe) 7-((3-amino-3-carboxypropyl)-4-demethylwyosine(37)-N(4))-methyltransferase, with protein sequence MDFKINLSAWRRRKIEFWNRLWEDLEIGYLDEDLIGILLILNTDINIYTLSSCSGRITVSDSTYPWSREESSVVFKKHVPITINEVLDVLKKPVVRRLWLNSTGPILHLSTNSLEYADKILSMARKAGLKHSGIISMNPDKGYIIELTSGVKISHLLRSQNILLAKEDSLEEIVKVANEVLLEGKKVLIRMFKVFRSELPWNPDDNIISDLKSRGIDIDKYDPYKIYRKYIRLNNI encoded by the coding sequence ATGGATTTTAAAATAAACTTATCAGCTTGGCGAAGGAGAAAAATAGAATTCTGGAACAGGTTATGGGAGGATCTAGAGATAGGATATTTAGATGAGGATCTCATAGGCATTCTTCTGATCTTAAATACTGATATAAACATTTACACATTAAGTAGTTGTAGCGGTAGAATAACGGTTAGTGATTCAACATATCCATGGAGCAGAGAAGAATCAAGCGTTGTATTCAAGAAACATGTTCCTATAACAATCAATGAGGTACTGGATGTATTAAAGAAACCAGTTGTGAGGAGACTCTGGCTAAACTCAACTGGTCCCATACTTCATCTATCAACAAATAGCTTAGAATACGCGGATAAAATATTGTCAATGGCGAGAAAAGCTGGCTTAAAACATAGCGGGATAATATCAATGAATCCTGATAAGGGATACATTATAGAGCTTACTAGTGGGGTTAAAATATCTCATCTCTTAAGGTCTCAAAACATCTTATTGGCTAAAGAAGATTCTTTGGAGGAAATCGTTAAAGTAGCGAACGAAGTATTGTTGGAGGGTAAGAAGGTGTTGATAAGGATGTTTAAAGTATTTCGTTCAGAGCTTCCATGGAATCCTGACGATAATATTATATCTGATCTCAAGAGTAGAGGAATTGACATCGATAAATATGATCCATATAAGATATATAGGAAGTATAT
- a CDS encoding YkgJ family cysteine cluster protein, giving the protein MTRYYVLKLGDKIRYRCRRSGRCCSTGPNVALTAYDICRIARYMNVDWRELRGKYVIAIIADMIAIPALRGMGDGKCAFLEHSNGIPTCKIYPARPLRCRLYPFIPASPSNPNKIYVDPYCPGVGIGEEVEPPWKLLKQYYKEVTEHYRRMYDLVFKEGYEPLDALEKLIDEVCRKAETNPEWTSYEYLDKLYNT; this is encoded by the coding sequence TTGACTAGGTATTATGTGCTTAAACTTGGAGATAAAATACGTTATAGATGCAGAAGAAGCGGTAGATGCTGCAGTACCGGGCCAAATGTTGCTTTGACAGCGTATGATATATGTAGAATAGCTAGATACATGAATGTTGATTGGAGAGAGCTTAGAGGTAAATATGTTATAGCCATTATAGCAGATATGATCGCTATACCTGCTCTTCGAGGAATGGGGGATGGAAAATGCGCGTTCCTCGAACACAGTAATGGTATTCCAACTTGTAAAATATACCCGGCTAGGCCACTAAGATGTCGATTATACCCATTTATTCCAGCTTCGCCCAGCAATCCTAATAAGATATATGTAGACCCCTACTGTCCAGGAGTCGGGATTGGCGAAGAAGTAGAGCCTCCATGGAAACTATTAAAACAATACTATAAAGAAGTAACAGAACATTATAGAAGAATGTATGATCTAGTATTTAAAGAAGGCTATGAACCATTAGATGCACTAGAAAAACTCATAGATGAAGTATGCAGAAAAGCTGAGACTAATCCTGAATGGACTAGTTATGAGTACCTCGACAAACTATATAATACATAA
- a CDS encoding DUF58 domain-containing protein → MLENDVSATSNVYVLLSLAGLLVSLDIWLNKTITIYTLYVVGIVIAIILGTRILVELSARQIYRLKIKREFLDPPMERNKVRIKLVFRNNSSIPLFYVSINDLYPSLFKLVEGSNTVSATLLPYSGFEYEYIVETVLGKHLFRGLEIIVKDPLGLFNYKTTIDPEEKIIYVKPKPATFPRRMIGIWTRRGLGIGKARMRGLGQEFYELREYFPGDDYRLIDWKSFARLRKLYVKEFEREANLSVVFIIDASPDSMRGIVGGTPLEDMARITAGLSKILLERGDWVGVVIRGEKIVRSGYGRGRIHFMRIINSLSNIDWHAKEPSISLGGLIVDEASKLPRRAKTLFFVLTTLLNRSEADELINASNKLRSLGHLVFIVQLIPELYEEKYLKGLESAIFSGLTLDRYVLSKQIREYLGRRGVRVVSVGPDDIYVMIYRLIESYRAVIV, encoded by the coding sequence ATGCTTGAAAACGATGTCTCTGCAACATCTAATGTATATGTATTACTGAGTTTAGCCGGGTTACTAGTATCTCTAGATATTTGGCTTAATAAAACCATAACAATTTATACACTATATGTTGTCGGAATTGTTATAGCAATCATTCTCGGAACAAGAATACTAGTTGAACTTTCCGCTCGCCAAATATATCGATTAAAGATTAAACGCGAGTTTCTTGATCCCCCTATGGAAAGAAATAAGGTAAGAATAAAACTTGTTTTTAGAAATAATTCGAGTATACCATTATTCTATGTAAGCATAAATGATCTATACCCCAGTCTTTTCAAGCTAGTTGAGGGAAGCAATACCGTATCTGCAACTCTTCTTCCATATAGTGGTTTCGAATATGAATATATAGTTGAAACTGTTCTTGGCAAGCATCTTTTTCGTGGCTTAGAAATTATTGTCAAGGATCCTCTTGGATTATTTAATTATAAGACCACTATTGATCCAGAAGAGAAAATAATATATGTAAAACCTAAACCTGCAACTTTTCCTAGGAGAATGATAGGTATCTGGACGAGGAGAGGGCTGGGAATAGGTAAAGCGAGGATGAGAGGGCTTGGACAAGAATTCTATGAGCTCCGAGAATATTTTCCAGGAGATGATTATAGATTAATTGATTGGAAAAGCTTTGCTCGGCTAAGAAAACTATATGTAAAAGAATTCGAGCGTGAAGCAAATCTTAGTGTAGTATTCATTATAGATGCATCTCCAGATTCTATGAGAGGAATAGTAGGTGGTACCCCACTAGAGGATATGGCTAGAATAACCGCTGGTCTCTCCAAGATTCTACTAGAAAGAGGAGACTGGGTTGGCGTAGTTATTCGTGGCGAAAAAATAGTTAGATCAGGCTATGGTAGGGGACGCATACACTTTATGAGAATAATTAATTCTCTATCAAACATTGATTGGCATGCTAAAGAGCCGAGTATAAGCCTAGGTGGGCTAATAGTTGATGAAGCATCAAAACTGCCGAGGAGAGCAAAGACATTATTTTTTGTTTTAACAACACTGCTCAACAGATCCGAAGCTGACGAACTTATTAATGCATCAAATAAGCTTAGAAGTTTAGGTCACTTAGTCTTTATTGTTCAATTAATTCCTGAACTATATGAGGAGAAATATTTGAAGGGATTAGAATCCGCAATATTTTCAGGCTTAACTCTTGACAGGTATGTTTTGAGTAAGCAGATACGAGAATATCTTGGCCGTAGAGGTGTTAGAGTAGTGAGTGTAGGACCTGATGATATATATGTTATGATTTATAGGTTAATAGAATCTTATAGAGCTGTGATAGTATGA
- a CDS encoding BtpA/SgcQ family protein has protein sequence MKLYGMIHLPPLPNSPQYSGEKIDVILEYAINEAEKLVEAGFDGVIIENYMDYPFPVYEKDPVKLGFIEYIARRIREEFPNILIGLNILRNSGLESIDIACRNNLDFIRVNVYMETVLAPEGIIKPLAYEIMKYKMQKKCNVKIYADVNVKHSQPLMNYTMVLRNTCSRGLVDGVIVSGEHTGYATPVSRVYVAKRICNGKEVIVGSGVNYQNIGLYIGLADAVIVGTSIKNEGITTNPVNLQKAMYLVERVKRVKNRLF, from the coding sequence ATGAAACTATATGGTATGATTCATCTTCCGCCCCTTCCGAATTCTCCTCAATATAGTGGTGAAAAAATAGATGTTATACTAGAGTATGCGATCAATGAAGCTGAAAAGCTTGTAGAGGCCGGGTTTGATGGTGTAATTATTGAAAACTATATGGATTATCCATTCCCAGTGTACGAGAAAGACCCTGTTAAATTGGGGTTTATAGAGTATATTGCTAGAAGAATTAGAGAAGAATTCCCTAATATATTGATTGGCTTAAATATTTTAAGAAATAGTGGTTTAGAATCAATAGATATAGCTTGTAGAAATAACCTAGACTTTATACGTGTAAATGTTTATATGGAGACCGTTCTAGCACCTGAAGGCATAATTAAGCCTTTAGCCTATGAGATTATGAAGTATAAGATGCAGAAAAAATGCAATGTAAAAATCTATGCCGATGTAAATGTGAAACATTCACAGCCACTTATGAATTATACTATGGTTTTAAGAAATACGTGTAGTAGAGGATTAGTTGATGGAGTAATAGTTTCCGGAGAACATACAGGTTATGCAACACCTGTATCAAGGGTTTATGTAGCTAAGAGGATTTGTAATGGTAAAGAAGTCATTGTGGGTAGCGGGGTTAATTATCAAAATATAGGATTATATATTGGTTTAGCGGATGCGGTAATTGTTGGGACAAGTATAAAGAATGAAGGTATTACAACAAATCCCGTGAATCTTCAAAAAGCTATGTACTTAGTGGAACGAGTTAAGCGGGTTAAAAATAGGTTATTTTAG
- a CDS encoding DUF4129 domain-containing protein, translating into MMTRIVSRRIHVWFFLIVFVFMIFPSMITYGGVQRNDKYIPTDTYPIDENKLLQQLSLLKQLNDPIVDRYVSEINQSIQNGDYEKAYALLNELNNYLKTKYGDDLNSNKDLAKTVSLIDSIQNLTENGMEVNLTNYLYELGKLLNNESLIQDAYKLRHGEVVNNDLISELINYMKQYGGGVRETSGSENLNPGNLLGSGVQEKPPVNIFNLPNIGGNNASVFNPPTIPSFSFGKYFSIVFYVTIGSLVLTILYYVRQPLRQYLDYLITKIDEKTMIIKARIGKTTLSRTIMLYYKWYSIVKRHGYKRKPSETPRELLRRIRIEDLRNIGKYVTRIYEENVYGKYEVDEALISKVERELRSLSINKNIDR; encoded by the coding sequence ATGATGACCAGAATAGTATCAAGGAGGATCCATGTATGGTTCTTTCTTATAGTATTTGTATTTATGATTTTCCCATCCATGATCACATATGGAGGTGTTCAAAGAAATGACAAATACATACCCACAGATACTTATCCTATAGATGAAAATAAACTACTACAACAGCTTTCCCTGCTCAAACAATTAAATGATCCTATAGTTGATAGATATGTATCAGAAATAAATCAGTCAATACAAAACGGCGATTATGAAAAAGCATATGCTTTGTTGAACGAGTTAAATAATTATTTAAAAACAAAATACGGTGATGATCTAAACTCTAATAAGGATTTAGCGAAAACTGTCTCACTAATTGATTCTATCCAAAACCTAACCGAAAATGGGATGGAAGTTAATCTTACTAATTATTTATATGAGCTAGGCAAGCTACTAAATAATGAATCGCTCATCCAAGACGCTTATAAGCTTAGACATGGGGAAGTAGTGAATAATGATCTTATCTCTGAGCTCATCAACTATATGAAGCAATATGGGGGTGGTGTTAGAGAGACTAGTGGATCAGAAAATCTTAATCCAGGAAATCTCCTTGGAAGCGGAGTACAAGAAAAGCCGCCGGTTAATATTTTCAATCTCCCCAATATTGGCGGCAATAATGCTAGTGTATTTAATCCCCCAACTATTCCATCATTTAGCTTCGGCAAATACTTCAGCATAGTATTTTATGTAACTATAGGATCCCTTGTTCTCACTATACTATATTATGTTCGCCAACCACTAAGACAATACTTAGATTACCTTATTACAAAAATAGATGAGAAAACAATGATTATAAAAGCTAGAATAGGAAAAACAACATTGTCTCGAACAATAATGCTATACTATAAATGGTATAGTATTGTAAAGAGGCATGGATATAAGAGAAAACCTTCTGAAACACCGCGTGAACTATTAAGAAGAATAAGAATCGAAGATCTGAGAAATATTGGGAAATATGTGACAAGAATTTATGAGGAAAATGTTTATGGCAAATATGAAGTCGATGAAGCTTTAATTAGCAAGGTAGAACGTGAACTGAGAAGTCTATCTATCAATAAAAATATAGATAGGTGA
- a CDS encoding AAA family ATPase, translating into MQNTLSNKGFDPVFASSVSKKIMENVSKIIVGKKDVIQYILISIYAGGHILLEGVPGVAKTLIAKTIARSLSLSYSRIQATPDLLPSDIIGTLVFDPRINDFKPRKGPIFANIVLFDEINRASPRTQSALLEAMQEKQVTIEGITFKLPEPFIVIATMNPIEMEGTFPLPEAQLDRFLLKIIVSYPDTDEEKEVLRRIHYIEKFEISPVTSAEEILAIKAMLPKVRVSEELIDYIVRIVKKTREHPHVRLGGSPRASISLLLTSKANALIDGRSYVIPDDIKFVAKPVLRHRIILKPEAEFEAITTDQIIEDVLNEIPVPTPGVPS; encoded by the coding sequence ATGCAAAATACCTTATCAAATAAAGGCTTTGATCCTGTTTTTGCATCGAGTGTATCGAAGAAAATTATGGAAAATGTATCGAAGATTATTGTTGGTAAAAAAGATGTTATACAGTACATTTTAATATCAATATATGCTGGTGGACACATATTATTGGAGGGGGTTCCAGGAGTAGCTAAGACTCTTATTGCTAAAACAATAGCTAGATCTCTTAGCTTATCATATTCTAGGATACAAGCAACACCAGATCTTTTACCAAGCGACATTATTGGAACACTAGTATTTGATCCAAGAATAAACGATTTCAAGCCACGTAAAGGACCTATATTCGCTAATATAGTATTGTTTGACGAGATCAATAGAGCGAGCCCTAGAACACAGTCTGCCTTGTTAGAGGCGATGCAGGAGAAACAAGTTACTATAGAAGGGATAACTTTCAAGCTTCCCGAACCTTTCATTGTAATCGCAACTATGAACCCTATAGAGATGGAGGGTACTTTTCCACTGCCTGAAGCTCAGCTGGATAGGTTTCTTCTGAAAATAATTGTTTCATATCCCGATACTGATGAGGAAAAAGAAGTTCTTAGAAGAATACATTATATTGAAAAATTCGAAATTTCACCCGTTACATCGGCTGAGGAAATATTAGCTATTAAGGCTATGCTTCCAAAAGTTAGGGTTAGTGAGGAGTTAATTGATTATATTGTAAGGATAGTTAAGAAAACACGAGAGCACCCACATGTACGTTTAGGTGGTTCTCCAAGAGCTTCTATAAGCTTATTATTAACGAGTAAGGCTAATGCATTAATTGATGGGAGATCATATGTTATTCCGGACGATATCAAATTCGTTGCCAAACCTGTTCTTAGACACCGTATAATATTGAAGCCTGAAGCTGAATTTGAAGCTATAACAACGGATCAAATAATTGAAGATGTATTAAACGAAATACCTGTTCCAACACCAGGTGTGCCGAGCTAA
- a CDS encoding D-aminoacyl-tRNA deacylase, with amino-acid sequence MEIYGIVYSVKDPAGFGMAEYIIKYYGLEKSNVCKNAITCYVGNNFVLAGFSEDVIYFDFLDGRLPDKVSRYIVLSRHSSAKKVCSYTVHHTGNFGPEAPYGGRPRTLSIANPIVSHKLLINLSILAEEYGRIDEYEVSYEATHHGPTDVRKPLNFIEIGSTIDEWKDPVNHEIVALAVIKFLENPNHECIPVTGVGGGHYPRKHTKMAFEKNYCYGHIMAKYALQYLSPEILEEMIVKSDPVPQRIIVEKKGTRREHRRIIEQYVLNRGIVLEYI; translated from the coding sequence TTGGAAATATATGGAATAGTTTATAGTGTTAAAGATCCAGCTGGTTTTGGTATGGCAGAATACATTATCAAGTATTATGGATTGGAGAAAAGCAATGTATGTAAAAATGCTATAACATGCTATGTAGGAAATAATTTTGTACTAGCAGGATTCAGCGAGGATGTTATATATTTTGATTTCTTAGACGGTAGATTACCTGATAAGGTTTCAAGATATATAGTGTTATCTAGGCATTCTAGTGCTAAAAAAGTTTGTAGCTATACTGTTCACCACACGGGCAACTTCGGGCCCGAAGCTCCATATGGTGGTAGGCCGAGAACATTATCTATTGCCAACCCAATTGTGTCACATAAGTTGCTTATTAATTTGAGTATACTCGCAGAGGAATATGGGAGAATAGATGAATATGAAGTAAGCTATGAAGCAACGCATCATGGTCCCACAGATGTTAGAAAACCCCTTAATTTTATAGAGATAGGTAGTACTATTGATGAATGGAAAGACCCAGTTAATCACGAGATTGTTGCTTTGGCAGTAATAAAGTTCTTGGAGAACCCTAACCATGAATGTATTCCTGTTACTGGTGTAGGAGGGGGACATTATCCTAGAAAACACACTAAGATGGCTTTTGAGAAAAACTATTGTTACGGCCATATCATGGCTAAATATGCTCTTCAATACTTGTCTCCGGAAATCCTAGAAGAAATGATTGTGAAAAGCGATCCTGTGCCTCAGAGAATTATTGTTGAAAAGAAGGGTACTCGTAGAGAGCATAGGAGAATTATTGAGCAGTACGTATTGAATAGAGGAATTGTTTTAGAGTATATCTAA